A stretch of DNA from Penaeus monodon isolate SGIC_2016 chromosome 20, NSTDA_Pmon_1, whole genome shotgun sequence:
aaataattcatctttatttattcatatatctatttatatattcttcatttatcttttttctccgaAAACAAGAAGCAGAAATGTGGCCGCGTTGTAGGGGATACGAGCACACAGGACTCTTCTTATAAACAGGAAGTAtggcgttttattttttattttaagaccAAAAACGTGGTCGTTATTCAAactgattctctctttctttacgcTAATTAGgcctaaaagttttaaaaaagggtagaGGTCAATGAAGGTCGAAGCAGTTTCATGAAACATCAAGtcggtttgattttttaaaagtttcactACGCTTACTCTCGAAGACATTTTTTTCATTCGTATATTTAGCAAAATCATTATATTCACCATAATTCGAAATAAATCTGGTATTTATGCGTTCTTAGTGACATTACATGTATTCCGTCACTGATATCATTATGCCTGTTATTCACtgaataatattattgttttgggCTTACTGTCGagttatttctgttataaatatTAACTGAATAAAGTAATATAGTTAAATTCGCACCATTATATTCAGGATTATTGGcggtattaatagcaataatgatggtggtaataacaatggctgatttgcaattattatcgttattagcttGGGCGTAGATAAACACTTGAGGTCTAACGCCTTTGCCACCCTCCATNNNNNNNNNNNNNNNNNNNNNNNNNNNNNNNNNNNNNNNNNNNNNNNNNNNNNNNNNNNNNNNNNNNNNNNNNNNNNNNNNNNNNNNNNNNNNNNNNNNNNNNNNNNNNNNNNNNNNNNNNNNNNNNNNNNNNNNNNNNNNNNNNNNNNNNNNNNNNNNNNNNNNNNNNNNNNNNNNNNNNNNNNNNNNNNNNNNNNNNNNNNNNNNNNNNNNNNNNNNNNNNNNNNNNNNNNNNNNNNNNNNNNNNNNNNNNNNNNNNNNNNNNNNNNNNNNNNNNNNNNNNNNNNNNNNNNNNNNNNNNNNNNNNNNNNNNNNNNNNNNNNNNNNNNNNNNNNNNNNNNNNNNNNNNNNNNNNNNNNNNNNNNNNNNNNNNNNNNNNNNNNNNNNNNNNNNNNNNNNNNNNNNNNNNNNNNNNNNNNNNNNNNNNNNNNNNNNNNNNNNNNNNNNNNNNNNNNNNNNNNNNNNNNNNNNNNNNNNNNNNNNNNNNNNNNNNNNNNNNNNNNNNNNNNNNNNNNNNNNNNNNNNNNNNNNNNNNNNNNNNNNNNNNNNNNNNNNNNNNNNNNNNNNNNNNNNNNNNNNNNNNNNNNNNNNNNNNNNNNNNNNNNNNNNNNNNNNNNNNNNNNNNNNNNNNNNNNNNNNNNNNNNNNNNNNNNNNNNNNNNNNNNNNNNNNNNNNNNNNNNNNNNNNNNNNNNNNNNNNNNNNNNNNNNNNNNNNNNNNNNNNNNNNNNNNNNNNNNNNNNNNNNNNNNNNNNNNNNNNNNNNNNNNNNNNNNNNNNNNNNNNNNNNNNNNNNNNNNNNNNNNNNNNNNNNNNNNNNNNNNNNNNNNNNNNNNNNNNNNNNNNNNNNNNNNAAAAAAAAAANNNNNNNNNNNNNNNNNNNNNNNNNNNNNNNNNNNNNNNNNNNNNNNNNNNNNNNNNNNNNNNNNNNNNNNNNNNNNNNNNNNGTNNNNNNNNNNNNNNNNNNNNNNNNNNNNNNNATATGTATATTGATTTGTTTAGATTTGCTTATTTGAACTGAAACAAATGTTTCAAATGTTCCGTCAGTCATTCACGATAGCAAAGTCATTTATTCAATCATTCAAATTTGTATGTATTGTTCATtctattcatgtatctattttagtaaatttaaattttttaatgaaaaatcgcCCCCCTTTTNNNNNNNNNNNNNNNNNNNNNNNNNNNNNNNNNNNNNNNNNNNNNNNNNNNNNNNNNNNNNNNNNNNNNNNNNNNNNNNNNNNNNNNNNNNNNNNNNNNNNNNNNNNNNNNNNNNNNNNNNNNNNNNNNNNNNNNNNNNNNNNNNNNNNNNNNNNNNNNNNNNNNNNNNNNNNNNNNNNNNNNNNNNNNNNNNNNNNNNNNNNNNNNNNNNNNNNNNNNNNNNNNNNNNNNNNNNNNNNNNNNNNNNNNNNNNNNNNNNNNNNNNNNNNNNNNNNNNNNNNNNNNNNNNNNNNNNNNNNNNNNNNNNNNNNNNNNNNNNNNNNNNNNNNNNNNNNNNNNNNNNNNNNNNNNNNNNNNAATCAGCTTTGTCCTACTTTCACGNNNNNNNNNNNNNNNNNNNNNNNNNNNNNNNNNNNNNNNNNNNNNNNNNNNNNTCTTCACATTAAGCTAATATGACTGAGTTAACTGTGAAATACTGTTTCCTCTTTGATAAAAATcacatctttttcatcattacatttaATTTCAAATAACAATTGTGTGAACATTTCCTCTGTCAGAACTACTTTCGATTTTGAATTCTGAACATATTTCATATTCAATCAAGCCAGGGNNNNNNNNNNNNNNNNNNNNNNNNNNNNNNNNNNNNNNNNNNNNNNNNTGGCATAAAGGAAAACCATACATCGATGTTTTCACGTATATTTGTACAatgcgaataaataaataaatatttgtacacGATATTCACAGGGCGAGAAAGGGAGGCAGATTTCACCCGCTGATCTCCCTCGGGCTATGACGCCTTCAGGGCAGTGCCGGGCAGTTTGTAGTCTTCACTTTCCCCACTNNNNNNNNNNNNNNNNNNNNNNNNNNNNNNNNNNNNNNNNNNNNNNNNNNNNNNNNNNNNNNNNNNNNNNNNNNNNNNNNNNNNACTGCCTCCTAGACCTCCTATTCCTCCACCTTTCTCGAGGAACCCGACGTGTAGACCCTTCAGCCCTGAGTTCTGTCTTTGCGAGATCCACGAGATGATGTTGTCCATGATGTTGTCGATGGACCTGCCGCTCCAGCCGAGTTCCTCCCAGCTCGTCCTCGAGGGGAAACCGTACTCGAGGAACTTTCTCATGTTGACCTTAAGGCGCTGCAGTTCGTCCACCCTCACGTCTGCGCAGGGACCCTTGCCGGCCATGTCCAGGATGGTGATCAGAACCTGAGGGAGGAGGAGCTGGGTTGTCAgtgacagaggaagaaaaggaaaatttataattGCTGTTCTTTCCGACTCGTGGTAACATTTATTTATNNNNNNNNNNNNNNNNNNNNNNNNNNNNNNNNNNNNNNNNNNNNNNNNNNNNNNNNNNNAATAAGTTATTAATGGTTGTTTTATTAGATCTGCTATTGTATTAAAGGATTTGCTGTGGCTATGCGAATATGATTGAGGATTTCTGTTCTCTTAGAGTGTGTGTACCACCTGTTCAGTCATAAATTGTGATGGAACATNNNNNNNNNNNNNNNNNNNNNNNNNNNNNNNNNNNNNNNNNNNNNNNNNNNNNNNNNNNNNNNNNNNNNNNNNNNNNNNNNNNNNNNNNNNNNNNNNNNNNNNNNNNNNNNNNNNNNNNNNNNNNNNNNNNNNNNNNNNNNNNNNNNNNNNNNNNNNNNNNNNNNNNNNNNNNNNNNNNNNNNNNNNNNNNNNNNNNNNNNNNNNNNNNNNNNNNNNNNNNNNNNNNNNNNNNNNNNNNNNNNNNNNNNNNNNNNNNNNNNNNNNNNNNNNNNNNNNNNNNNNNNNNNNNNNNNNNNNNNNNNNNNNNNNNNNNNNNNNNNNNNNNNNNNNNNNNNNNNNNNNNNNNNNNNNNNNNNNNNNNNNNNNNNNNNNNNNNNNNNNNNNNNNNNNNNNNNNNNNNNNNNNNNNNNNNNNNNNNNNNNNNNNNNNNNNNNNNNNNNNNNNNNNNNNNNNNNNNNNNNNNNNNNGGCCGTCTTCTCCGGGTACCCGAGCTGCTTCATGGGCGCCTCGCCGACGAGCACCACCAGCGCCGTCTCCACCTTCCTCTTGAAGGAGGCCGCCTCGTGCTCGCCGGGAAGGAGCGACAGCAGCGACCTCTGGATGTTCTCCCGCATGCTCTCGAGGGGCGAGGACGTNNNNNNNNNNNNNNNNNNNNNNNNNNNNNTCGAGTCGGGGAACACGCGCGAAAGGCTCGGCTTCGAGGACGAGAGGAACTTGTCCTTGGGCAGGTCGGACTCCACGATGACGTCGGGGTCGGGGTCCTCGAGCTTGGAGCGCGGCGACGGGATGGGCACCTGCAGCCTGGAGGGCAtcgcggggagggggggcgcgAACGAGGACAGCGGGGGGGGTGACAGGCTCGAGGGCAGCGCGTGCGAGGTCTTGGAGGTCGTGGTCGAGAGGGCGGGCGCGTACGAGACCAGGGTGGAGGGCGCTGACGTGGGCGTCGAGGGGATGTGGGCGCGGTAGGGGTggcaggcggaggaggaaggaggcgccGCAGGCATGGAGGATGGGTGATNNNNNNNNNNNNNNNNNNNNNNNNNNNNNNNNNNNNNNNNNNTGGGCGCCTCCTCAGGGCCGcggatggggatgagggggggcgGCGCCACCTTCCGGGACTTGTTCTTCTTGGGGTCGGCGTGGGCGACGTCGGCCGACTTCCTGCGCAGGATGTTGGAGCGAGAGGACGACGGGGCGGGCAGGGGCGCCGTCAGGAGGTGGCTGGGGAGCGGGGGCGCCGGTGCCAGCAGGTGGGCCGCGCCGGACGCCGCCTGACTGCCGTAACCGACGAGGCATGACTCAGCAGCGCCAGGCTGCGCGCCGGCCAGTCGCTGCGACAGGTTCAGCGGCGACGCgtcccccccgccgccgccgagggggccgggggggcgggACAGGTCCAGGGGGTTGGAGTCGGCATCGAGGGGCGACTGCGGCCGCGGCGACGAGCGGTACAGGGGCGAGAGGCGCTCCGCCGCCGAGGCGTCCCCGCCGTGCGCCTCGGCCTCGGAGGGGCACGGGCGGGGGAAGGGCGCCGCGCCGAGGCCGACGGGCGTGGCGTGCCCCGTGGCCGAGGTCTGGTGGCCCAGGGACAGCTGGTGGATGTTCAGGTGGGGGGAGTTCTGGCCGCTGGGCTCGGGCGGGAAGGCGGCGTCGGAGGGAACCGCGACCGTCGGGGGCACCAGGCGGGCGGCGAGGGGGGGGCCTAAGgaggcgggcggcggcggcgccaTGGTCGAGATGGGCGGCGGCGCCATGGTCGAGATGGGCGGCGGCGCCATCGACGAGGCAGGCTGCGCTGCGAGAGGTGAGGTCTGGGGCGCTTGAGCAATGGAGGGGTTGGGGCGCTGCGTGGAGAGGGCCGCCCGCAGCACGCTGAGGGGCGTGCGGCCCCCGCCCGGGTATTGCTGCTTCTTGGGCGGCATTCTGATGTGTGACGCCGGCGCGGGCATGGCACTGGGCAGCGTCGTGGCCAGCGTCTCCCTGACGCCGTCGcggtgggtggtggtggagatgatgCAGCCGGAGGGCTTGGTGTCCGGCGGCGCGGCCTCCGGCGCCTCCGCCTTCAGGGTCGTCTCCGGCGACTGGTGCGCCTGGCGCTCGAACGCCTGGTCGGGCGACGTGGCGTAGCCGGTGCTGCCGCCCGACTCGCGCCCCGAGTCCTCCGAGTCGCTGAGCGTGATGCAGCCCCTGGCCTCGCTCGGCGCGTCCTCGGCCTCCGACGGCTGCGGGAGGGCCGTCTCGGCGGGCGGCGAGGGCGCGAGGGGCGTCAGGAGGGTGAGCTGGGGCTCGCACGCGGGCGGCTGGTAGCCGTGGGGCGGCTGGAACTGCTCCAGGTCCTGCAGGTTGATGGTGGAGGGCGCGGGCGGCGAGGGGCCGTCGNNNNNNNNNNNNNNNNNNNNNNNNNNNNNNNNNNNNNNNNNNNNNGCCGTGTGGGCCACCAGGTCCTGCTCGCACGAGAACACCTGCCCGCAGGGGATGCAGCGCACGCCGCCGTCCACCCTGTGCACGCGGACGTGGCGGCTGAGGTTGCCCGAGTGCTCGAAGGCGCGGCCGCACAGGTGGCACGCGTAGGGCCGCTCACGAGTGTGAATCCTACGGTGCACCACCAGGTTGGCGTAGGCGGCGAAGCCCTTGTGGCAGTACTCGCACTGGAAGGGCTTCTCGCCGGTGTGCGTCCGGACGTGGATCTTGAGCACCTTGGAGCACGTGAAGCCCTTGTTGCAGTGCGGGCAGACGTAGGGCTTCTCCCCCGTGTGGCGCCGGATGTGGATCACAAGCTGGCCGTGCTGTGAGAACTTCTTGTCGCAATGGGGACACTGGTACGGGCGCTCGCGGGTGtgcacgcgcatgtgtgtgttgcaGTTTCCTTTGGAGGCGAAACTCTTGCCGCAAAATGGACAGGAGAAAGGCCTTTCGCCCGTGTGCGTCTTGTAATGAGCCTCTAATCTCGAGCGTCTGTCGAAATCGCGGCCGCACACGTCGCACCGGAGATCGCTCGACTCGGGCACCACCTGCAATGCGCAGAGAAGGCACGTTTATGCAGTTGTCTCAATATCGACGCTAGAGCATGGGCATTAGAGAAGGAAGAATCAGATTAAGCTAGAATCCTTTCAGGCAACTTGTACAATTATTAGATTTTCACTATACAACTAACTATACACTATACAAAGGGAAAAGAATGTATATTGTGCATTGTTCCTGTGTCATATGGGAATTATTATGCATTTTGTTATCCTTTCTAAAAACAAGCGAatatcaaaaataagaaaaacaatgacataaaatacaataaaacatgaaataacaTATTCGGTAAGATGTGTAAGAAATGAGATNNNNNNNNNNNNNNNNNNNNNNNNNNNNNNNNNNNNNNNNNNNNNNNNNNNNNNNNNNNNNNNNNNNNNNNNNNNNNNNNNNNNNNNNNNNNNNNNNNNNNNNNNNNNNNNNNNNNNNNNNNNNNNNNNNNNNNNNNNNNNNNNNNNNNNNNNNNNNNNNNNNNNNNNNNNNNNNNNNNNNNNNNNNNNNNNNNNNNNNNNNNNNNNNNNNNNNNNNNNNNNNNNNNNNNNNNNNNNNNNNNNNNNNNNNNNNNNNNNNNNNNNNNNNNNNNNNNNNNNNNNNNNNNNNNNNNNNNNNNNNNNNNNNNNNNNNNNNNNNNNNNNNNNNNNNNNNNNNNNNNNNNNNNNNNNNNNNNNNNNNNNNNNNNNNNNNNNNNNNNNNNNNNNNNNNNNNNNNNNNNNNNNNNNNNNNNNNNNNNNNNNNNNNNNNNNNNNNNNNNNNNNNNNNNNNNNNNNNNNNNNNNNNNNNNNNNNNNNNNNNNNNNNNNNNNNNNNNNNNNAGTCCCTTATCATTTTTCCGCCGTTTAAAAGTACTTCTAAGTAATCCAACGCTCCGGAAGTAATTATCTGACATAAAAATTGCTGGGACTATGCACTAGTAAAAACTATTAGACCTTTTGTTTTGTGGAATTCAacgttaataatataaaaattgacgGAACCCCATACAAATTAACAAAAACTATTGcgttttgtaaaatttaaataaaaaaaNNNNNNNNNNNNNNNNNNNNNNNNNNNNNNNNNNNNNNNNNNNNNNNNNNNNNNNNNNNNNNNNNNNNNNNNNNNNNNNNNNNNNNNNNNNNNNNNNNNNNNNNNNNNNNNNNNNNNNNNNNNNNNNNNNNNNNNNNNNNNNNNNNNNNNNNNNNNNNNNNNNNNNNNNNNNNNNNNNNNNNNNNNNNNNNNNNNNNNNNNNNNNNNNNNNNNNNNNNNNNNNNNNNNNNNNNNNNNNNNNNNNNNNNNNNNNNNNNNNNNNNNNNNNNNNNNNNNNNNNNNNNNNNNNNNNNNNNNNNNNNNNNNNNNNNNNNNNNNNNNNNNNNNNNNNNNNNNNNNNNNNNNNNNNNNNNAACCGATGGAGGAGAATAACNNNNNNNNNNNNNNNNNNNNNNNNNNNNNNNNNAAAAACAACGAAACAACTATTACCGTGACATGAAAATAGGAGAAAGGGTTGTTAATGAGGTAAGTTTATCAANNNNNNNNNNNNNNNNNNNNNNNNNNNNNNNNNNNNNNNNNNNNNNNNNNNNNNNNNNNNNNNNNNNNNNNNNNNNNNNNNNNNNNNNNNNNNNNNNNNNNNNNNNNNNNNNNNNNNNNNNNNNNNNNNNNNNNNNNNNNNNNNNNNNNNNNTTTTTACCANNNNNNNNNNNNNNNNNNNNNNNNNNNNNNNNNNNNNNNNNNNNNNNNNNNNNNNNNNNNNNNNNNNNNNNNNNNNNNNNNNNNNNNNNNNNNNNNNNNNNNNNNNNNNNNNNNNNNNNNNNNNNNNNNNNNNNNNNNNNNNNNNNNNNNNNNNNNNNNNNNNNNNNNNNNNNNNNNNNNNNNNNNNNNNNNNNNNNNNNNNNNNNNNNNNNNNNNNNNNNNNNNNNNNNNNNNNNNNNNNNNNNNNNNNNNNNNNNNNNNNNNNNNNNNNNNNNNNNNNNNNNNNNNNNNNNNNNNNNNNNNNNNNNNNNNNNNNNNNNNNNNNNNNNNNNNNNNNNNNNNNNNNNNNNNNNNNNNNNNNNNNNNNNNNNNNNNNNNNNNNNNNNNNNNNNNNNNNNNNNNNNNNNNNNNNNNNNNNNNCGATAATTAACGTAGATACGaacaggggaaaaaggttttagaCACAATTAGAAAGCATTTGAAAGGGTTGCCATAAAGTTCCTTAGGATAGAATGTCCTTTGGGAGGTCGGAGAAAGAANNNNNNNNNNNNNNNNNNNNNNNANNNNNNNNNNNNNNNNNNNNNNNNNNNNNNNNNNNNNNNNNNNNNNNNNNNNNNNNNNNNNNNNNNNNNNNNNNNNNNNNNNNNNNNNNNNNNNGGATATTCTAAAAATGAGNNNNNNNNNNNNNNNNNNNNNNNNNNNNNNNNNNNNNNNNNNNNNNNNNNNNNNNNNNNNNNNNNNNNNNNNNNNNNNNNNNNNNNNNNNNNNNNNNNNNNNNNNNNNNNNNNNNNNNNNNNNNN
This window harbors:
- the LOC119585717 gene encoding gastrula zinc finger protein XlCGF49.1-like (The sequence of the model RefSeq protein was modified relative to this genomic sequence to represent the inferred CDS: added 47 bases not found in genome assembly) encodes the protein MEDTRSTNQPSATDAPTMESAKVVPESSDLRCDVCGRDFDRRSRLEAHYKTHTGERPFSCPFCGKSFASKGNCNTHMRVHTRERPYQCPHCDKKFSQHGQLVIHIRRHTGEKPYVCPHCNKGFTCSKVLKIHVRTHTGEKPFQCEYCHKGFAAYANLVVHRRIHTRERPYACHLCGRAFEHSGNLSRHVRVHRVDGGVRCIPCGQVFSCEQDLVAHTAHHHPHEHAREDEADT